The Micromonospora siamensis genome contains the following window.
CCCGGCAGGTGTTCCGGCGGGTGGGGGAGCGGGTCGACACCTGACTCAGTGTCCCGCCGGTGCGGCGCGGTGCCGGTTGAAGTAGGCCCGGCTGCTGCGCGGGGCGATCAGCAGGATGAACATCAGCGCGGGTACGGCGGCGACCGCCAGCGCCAGGGGGGAGCCGTTCGCCACCAGTTCGTACGCGCCACCGATCAGCAAGAACACCGTCTCGATGCCGAGGAGCACCAGCAGGATGATCCAGGCCGTGCGGTTGCCCTGCCGGACCCGCCGCACCAGCACCAGCATCAGTACGTAGAGGGTGATCACCACCGCGAAGACGACGAAGGCGATCGGGTGCACCGGTGGGTTCCCCTGGACCAGCTCCGAGATGGCGACGACGAAGAACAGGACCGGGCTGACCATGGCCAGACCGATCAGCACCGTGAGCAGGGTGGTCACCTTCGAGACCGCCCCTGGCAGGTCGGGACTGTCGTGCCGCCGCGCCCAGCGCAACCGGGCCGGTGGCTGGCCGGCCGTCGGGCCCAGGTGTGGCCCCGGCGCGGTCTGATCCATGCTCACGTCTACCCCGCTGCGTCCTCAGTGGATACTTGCTGCGGAGAAGAATACCCGTCGATGGGCCTGGTCATGCCCGGGTTCGCTCCCGTGTACGCGGAAAGGGGGCCCGATCGGGCCCCCTTTCCCTGCGCCGTTGCCGCCGGCCCGTTACGCCGGCACGTAGTCGAACGTGTCGGGGTTCGGGCCCTGCCGGCCGGCCTCACCCTTGTTCAACCCGTCGATCCGCTTCATCGCCGCGTCGTCCAGCGTGAAGTCGAAGATCGCGAAGTTCTCCTCGATCCGCTTCGGCGTGGTCGACTTCGGGAAGACGATGTCGCCGCGCTGCACGTGCCAGCGGAGCGTCACCTGCGCCGGGGTCCGGCCGACCTGCTGGGCGATGTCGGTGATGGTCGGGTCGTCGAGCACCTTGCCCTGCGCGATCGGCGACCAGGCCTCGGTGGGGATGTTGTGGGCCTTGCCGTACGCGCGCACCTCCTCGTTGCCGAAGTACGGGTGCACCTCGATCTGGTTCACCGCGGGCACCACGTCGGCCTCGGCGGCCAGTCGCTCCAGGTGGGCGACCTGGAAGTTCGAGACACCGATCGACTTCACCCGGTCGTCGCTCTTGAACTCCTCCAGCACCTTCCAGGTGCTGACGAAGTCGCCGTCGTAGAGGGTGGGCAGCGGCCAGTGGATCAGGAACAGGTCGAGGTAGTCGAACTTCAACGCCGAGAGGGTCGACTCGAACGCCTTGCGGGCGTCGTCCGGGCGGTGGAAGCCGTTGTTCAGCTTGCTGGTCACGAAGACGTCGTGGCGGTCCAGGCCGGACTCGCGGATCGCCTGGCCGACCTCGGCCTCGTTGCCGTACATCTCGGCGGTGTCGATGTGCCGGTAGCCGACGTCCAGGGCCGTGCGTACGGCCTGCACGGTGTCCTTGGGCTCGATCTGGAACACCCCGAAGCCCAGCTGCGGGATGGTGTTGCCGTCGTTGAGGCTGATGTCGGGAATCGGGTTCGCCATGCCGGCTCTCTCTCCCATCGTCAGGGGCGCCCGGTCAGCTGTGGGGAGCGTTTCCACGCCCGCGCCGGGCACCTGTCACGGCTGCTGTTCTACCCGCTCGGATCGGATCGTCACAGGTGGGTGAGGTGATCTGGGACATCGGGCGTGAGCGCCGGCCTGGTGCGTCGGTCACTGCCGGCCTGGTCCCGGCCGCGGGCGAGGCGGCGGCGGACCAGACCGGCGGCATGGCCGTCCGGCGCCTACAGACTTGAGAGCGTGGATGACTCACCGCCGGCTCGACGCTCCGATGACCTTCGTGACGGCATGGTCGGCCAGCCCGTCGGGGAGCGATCAGTCCGGCGGCCGTCGGCTGCGCCGGCCCAGACCACCGGACGTAGTGCGCCGGCCCAGATACCGGACATAGTGCGCCGGCCCAGACACCTTGCCCGGACCAGACAGGCCGCCCGCTGGGTGAGTCATCTGTGCTCTCAAGTCTGTAGTCCCCCGAAGGGCGACCCGCCGCGTCTGCGAGAAGGGCGGGTGTCCCACGCACTCGACCGGCGTGGGCGCGGGGGAGATCCGGCCAGCGGCCTGATGGTCTGGGGCCGGCCCGGTGGTCTGCGCCGATTGTCCGAATCGCGGGTGACCGGTGGCACCCGGGCGGTGGAATGGCGGCCGGGGCCGGGTCGTTACATCATCTGGACGACCGCAGCAGCGCCCCCGGCTGCCAGCGCCGATACCTACGGGATCGGGTCGGGCCCCGGAATGATGTGGGGCCGGCGGTCGTTACACATGGTCC
Protein-coding sequences here:
- a CDS encoding aldo/keto reductase; translated protein: MANPIPDISLNDGNTIPQLGFGVFQIEPKDTVQAVRTALDVGYRHIDTAEMYGNEAEVGQAIRESGLDRHDVFVTSKLNNGFHRPDDARKAFESTLSALKFDYLDLFLIHWPLPTLYDGDFVSTWKVLEEFKSDDRVKSIGVSNFQVAHLERLAAEADVVPAVNQIEVHPYFGNEEVRAYGKAHNIPTEAWSPIAQGKVLDDPTITDIAQQVGRTPAQVTLRWHVQRGDIVFPKSTTPKRIEENFAIFDFTLDDAAMKRIDGLNKGEAGRQGPNPDTFDYVPA